A region from the Cryptosporangium arvum DSM 44712 genome encodes:
- a CDS encoding MMPL family transporter codes for MATLLYRLGRFSYRRRGRMTAAWVVLVVLFGVGAATMSGPSEEGFSIPGTESSRAMDVISAKMNTGSGDTASANVVFTAGDLAGAGPRTAIEGALTELRALPDVAAVSDLVVAEDRRTAYATVAYDVPVTDLADDAREQLIDAGRSAEPAGIGVEFSGSAAQEAGETPAGEVLGVLVAALVLVLTFSSLVAAGLPLLTALIGVGLGMLGIRIATGFFDLSATTSTLALMLGLAVGIDYALFVLSRYRHELRRGRSGEDAAGHAIGTAGSAVVFAGLTVVIALAALSVVGISFLTSMGLAAAGTVAVAVLISLTLLPALLGFAGNRVLPRRARTGRPPAGPEGRRPLGERWARSVVTHRVGVVLAATGLLVLTALPALDLRLALPDEGTAPVGTTQRTAYDQLSEGFGAGFNGPLVVLVEAEPGRAAAAADQAGATLRGLDDVVAVTPPTVNPAGDTALLTVVPGSGPSAAETTALVETIRAQPDPPGATLAVTGPTALGIDVSDKLTDALVPYLTVVVGLAFLLLMLVFRSLAVPLKATVGFLLSIAATFGATVAVFQWGWLAGLLGVDTTAPIVSIMPIFLIGILFGLAMDYEVFLVTRAREEFVHGATPDAAVISGVSHGARVVSAAAIIMICVFAGFVLSDEPIIKSLGFALAFGVAVDAFVVRMTIVPAVLSLLGRAAWWLPRPLDRWLPNVDVEGARLTVAEEPSPVAVRV; via the coding sequence GTGGCTACTCTCCTGTACCGGCTGGGCCGGTTCTCCTATCGGCGTCGCGGCCGGATGACCGCGGCCTGGGTCGTGTTGGTGGTGCTGTTCGGCGTGGGCGCGGCGACGATGTCGGGCCCCAGCGAGGAAGGCTTCTCGATCCCCGGCACCGAGTCGTCCCGGGCGATGGACGTGATCAGCGCGAAGATGAACACCGGGTCCGGGGACACCGCGTCGGCGAACGTCGTGTTCACCGCAGGCGACCTGGCCGGTGCCGGGCCCCGGACCGCGATCGAGGGCGCGCTCACCGAGCTGCGTGCGCTCCCCGACGTCGCGGCGGTGTCCGACCTCGTCGTCGCCGAGGACCGGCGGACCGCGTACGCGACCGTCGCGTACGACGTCCCGGTCACCGATCTGGCCGACGACGCCCGCGAGCAGTTGATCGACGCCGGTCGTTCCGCGGAGCCGGCCGGGATCGGGGTGGAGTTCTCCGGGTCGGCCGCCCAGGAAGCGGGCGAGACCCCGGCCGGTGAGGTGCTCGGCGTCCTGGTCGCGGCGCTCGTGCTCGTGCTCACGTTCTCCTCGCTCGTCGCGGCCGGGCTGCCGCTGCTCACCGCGTTGATCGGGGTCGGGCTCGGGATGCTCGGCATCCGGATCGCGACCGGGTTCTTCGACCTGAGCGCGACCACGTCGACGCTCGCGCTGATGCTCGGGCTCGCGGTCGGCATCGACTACGCGCTGTTCGTGCTGTCGCGTTACCGGCACGAGCTCCGGCGGGGCCGCAGCGGCGAGGACGCAGCAGGGCACGCGATCGGCACCGCCGGGTCCGCGGTCGTGTTCGCCGGTCTCACGGTCGTCATCGCGCTCGCCGCGCTCTCCGTCGTCGGCATCTCGTTCTTGACGTCGATGGGGCTGGCCGCCGCCGGAACCGTCGCCGTCGCCGTCCTGATCAGCCTGACGCTCCTCCCCGCCCTTCTCGGTTTCGCCGGGAACCGCGTCCTCCCCCGCCGCGCCCGCACCGGGCGGCCGCCGGCCGGACCGGAGGGACGGCGTCCGCTCGGGGAGCGGTGGGCGCGGTCGGTGGTCACCCACCGGGTCGGGGTGGTGCTGGCCGCGACCGGTTTGCTGGTGCTGACCGCGCTGCCGGCGCTCGACCTGCGGCTCGCGCTGCCGGACGAGGGCACGGCCCCGGTCGGCACCACGCAGCGCACGGCATACGACCAGCTCAGCGAGGGCTTCGGGGCCGGCTTCAACGGTCCGCTCGTCGTCCTGGTCGAGGCCGAGCCGGGGCGGGCCGCGGCCGCCGCCGACCAGGCCGGTGCGACCCTGCGCGGCCTCGACGACGTCGTCGCGGTCACCCCGCCCACGGTCAACCCGGCCGGTGACACCGCTCTGCTCACCGTGGTGCCGGGCAGCGGCCCCAGTGCGGCGGAGACGACGGCGCTCGTCGAGACGATCCGCGCCCAGCCCGACCCACCCGGCGCGACGCTTGCGGTGACCGGCCCGACCGCGCTCGGCATCGACGTCTCCGACAAGCTCACCGACGCGCTCGTTCCGTACCTCACGGTCGTCGTGGGCCTGGCGTTCCTCCTGCTCATGCTGGTGTTCCGCAGCCTCGCCGTGCCGCTCAAGGCGACCGTGGGGTTCCTGCTCTCGATCGCGGCGACGTTCGGCGCGACCGTCGCGGTCTTCCAGTGGGGCTGGCTCGCGGGCCTGCTCGGCGTCGACACGACCGCGCCGATCGTCAGCATCATGCCGATCTTCCTGATCGGCATCCTGTTCGGGCTGGCGATGGACTACGAGGTCTTCCTGGTCACCCGGGCCCGCGAGGAGTTCGTGCACGGCGCCACCCCGGACGCCGCCGTGATCAGCGGGGTCAGCCACGGCGCCCGGGTGGTGAGCGCGGCCGCGATCATCATGATCTGCGTCTTCGCCGGGTTCGTGCTCAGCGACGAGCCGATCATCAAGTCGCTGGGCTTCGCGCTCGCGTTCGGCGTCGCCGTGGACGCGTTCGTCGTCCGCATGACGATCGTGCCCGCGGTGCTCTCGCTGCTCGGCCGGGCGGCCTGGTGGCTCCCCCGCCCGCTCGACCGGTGGTTGCCGAACGTCGACGTGGAAGGAGCGCGGCTCACCGTGGCCGAGGAACCGTCACCGGTAGCAGTACGAGTCTGA
- a CDS encoding histidine kinase: MMSRVRAHQALLTDLLLAGVTGFLSLQAEQTVELPWRVPLAVIGVGSILLRRRYPLPVLVFVTLVVAGGVVSGFLFPALALGMGVLMYSVALDLEGRRPWGYAALVSAAVCVPGLILHFDMWWGVNSFAVPVWIFGGAAIGDSVRSRRAYIAEVTERARQAELTREEEARRRVIDERLRIARELHDVVAHHIAVISVQVGAATHVLRRDPEQVWPVLTHIRSAADTVLTEIQSVVGVLRDPNEVTSTEPTPGMDRLPALLEDLRAMGFAVSFAEHGEHRALPAMTDITAYRILQEALTNARRYGDGSASLSVDFGTEEVRVTVENRIRPSAAAGSGFGLLGMRERATAAHGTLETGPTADGSFRVHAVLPLRAEVTA; the protein is encoded by the coding sequence ATGATGTCGAGAGTCCGCGCGCACCAGGCCCTGCTCACCGACCTGCTGCTGGCGGGGGTGACGGGGTTCCTGAGCCTCCAGGCCGAGCAGACCGTCGAGCTGCCCTGGCGCGTGCCGCTCGCGGTGATCGGCGTCGGGTCGATCCTGCTGCGCCGCCGCTACCCGTTGCCGGTGCTGGTGTTCGTCACGCTCGTCGTGGCGGGCGGGGTGGTCTCCGGGTTTCTGTTCCCGGCGCTGGCCCTCGGGATGGGCGTGCTGATGTACTCGGTCGCGCTCGACCTGGAGGGACGGCGGCCGTGGGGGTACGCGGCCCTGGTGTCGGCGGCGGTCTGCGTGCCCGGGCTGATCCTGCACTTCGACATGTGGTGGGGTGTGAACTCGTTCGCGGTGCCGGTGTGGATCTTCGGGGGAGCGGCGATCGGGGACTCGGTCCGGTCGCGGCGGGCCTACATCGCCGAGGTGACCGAGCGTGCGCGGCAGGCCGAGCTCACCCGCGAGGAGGAAGCGCGGCGGCGGGTGATCGACGAGCGGCTGCGGATCGCCCGGGAGCTCCACGACGTCGTCGCGCACCACATCGCGGTGATCTCCGTGCAGGTGGGCGCGGCGACGCACGTCCTGCGACGCGACCCGGAGCAGGTCTGGCCGGTGCTGACGCACATCCGGTCGGCCGCGGACACGGTGCTGACCGAGATCCAGTCGGTGGTCGGCGTGCTGCGTGATCCGAACGAGGTGACGAGCACCGAGCCGACGCCCGGGATGGACCGGTTGCCCGCGCTGCTGGAGGACCTGCGGGCGATGGGCTTCGCGGTGTCGTTCGCCGAGCACGGAGAGCACCGCGCGCTGCCGGCGATGACCGACATCACCGCGTACCGGATCCTCCAGGAGGCCCTCACCAACGCCCGCCGCTACGGCGACGGGTCCGCGTCGCTGTCGGTGGACTTCGGTACCGAGGAGGTCCGGGTGACGGTGGAGAACCGGATCCGCCCGTCCGCCGCCGCGGGGTCGGGGTTCGGCCTGCTCGGTATGCGTGAACGGGCCACCGCCGCCCACGGCACGCTCGAGACCGGCCCCACCGCCGACGGCTCCTTCCGGGTGCACGCCGTGCTCCCGCTCCGCGCGGAGGTGACCGCGTGA
- a CDS encoding response regulator yields the protein MIRVLLVDDQALIRAGFRMIIDAEPGLEVVGEAADGRAAVDLAYSAMADVVLMDLRMPTMDGIEATRRIGADDRLAGVRVLVLTTFEEDDNVVLALEAGASGFLGKNVDPDDLVAAIRVVADGEALLSPRATRGLVARFIAQRRPEATDHPGLRYLTDREREVLVLVAHGLSNEEVAARLTVSPLTAKTHVNRAMTKLGARDRAQLVVVAYQSGLVRPGDALP from the coding sequence GTGATCCGGGTTCTCCTGGTCGACGACCAGGCGCTGATCCGGGCCGGGTTCCGGATGATCATCGACGCCGAGCCCGGTCTCGAGGTCGTCGGTGAGGCGGCGGACGGCCGGGCCGCGGTCGACCTCGCCTACTCCGCGATGGCCGACGTCGTCCTGATGGACCTGCGCATGCCGACGATGGACGGCATCGAAGCGACCCGCCGCATCGGCGCGGACGACCGGCTGGCCGGCGTCCGGGTCCTCGTCCTCACGACGTTCGAGGAGGACGACAACGTGGTGCTCGCGCTGGAGGCCGGGGCCAGCGGGTTCCTGGGCAAGAACGTCGACCCCGACGACCTGGTCGCGGCGATCCGGGTGGTCGCGGACGGCGAGGCGCTGCTCTCCCCGCGCGCCACCCGGGGTCTGGTCGCGCGTTTCATCGCCCAGCGCCGCCCGGAGGCCACCGACCACCCGGGTCTGCGCTACCTCACCGACCGCGAGCGCGAGGTGCTCGTGCTGGTGGCGCACGGTCTGTCCAATGAGGAGGTCGCCGCCCGCCTCACGGTGTCGCCGCTGACCGCGAAGACCCACGTGAACCGCGCGATGACCAAACTCGGCGCCCGCGACCGGGCCCAGCTCGTCGTGGTGGCCTACCAGAGTGGCCTGGTGCGACCGGGCGACGCCCTGCCCTAG